ATGTACACCCTGGTGCACCGTGCACCCTTGTGAGGAGAAAATGTGGTAGGTACCACCAATGGACATAAAAGTACCCTTGAATGCACCAAATAACTTTGACGCTTACCACCCACTTTATTTTGCCTAATATAGTTTTGTATGCTAAATGAAAATCACCATATAgcatctcaattttttttttgtatttttttatttccattgattttttttattgaaccTAATTTTATATATCACCTATAACAGCTTGTAGTTAGAGAGTATCTATTTTTACCCCCTTAAATATTGTACCATCCTCTTTACCGCCAATATAACTTTTTTATCCCTAACCCCATCTATCAGGACCATTCAACACCCATCTCCTTATTGTAAAAGAAAATCTCCAACCACCATCATACTCCACTCGATTGGAGCTCGTATTAGCCAATACATGGTCAATTGGTCATGCACCCCCAAACAAATTCATACATGTTGTATATCTTAGCTAGATTATTTTACATGATTAGACAAATAGGTCTATTAATATATGATTAAAGATTTGGCCTAAAATCTTATGAATCGGTTACAATTTTGTCTTAACTTTCATCATCGAGTTTcggatatttaaataaataCTTTATAGATCAAATGATTGTGACTTAACGATTTTCTGATATTTATTGTGCCATAATTGTATCATGAGTAACGACGTATATAATTTTCTTATGATATGTAATGTTACAAATGGTTTTGTATTATTATACGTTAAAAAATctccaaaaaaaaactttgtaaTCCAACAAACATTCAAACTGCCGAATGACTTCTCTAAATATACAATAAAAAGTAGTACTCGTATATGTTAAGACAAATGACTAATTGACTATAGAGAGAGAATATATATAACTTCTTTAAATACCAAATCATTTATGTTAAGAAAAATTATTTGAGCATATATCATATATATGATTCGTTATTGTTACCATAAATACAATAACTTAAATATGATAAATTAAATTatctattaatttatttatattaaaagagaggccaatcaatgagtgacacttgtcatcaccacattgatttcctctcttttagtatattatatagattttAATTTTACAGTTATTAATGCACATATTTGAGCATTTTTTACCAAACTAGTTATTTTTActattttatttaccaaaatgaatacttttaaaacatatttcccaaactagataaaatttattttgtagcaaaaaattaaattgtttTGGTTTGGTTCATTTTTTTATATACCGAATCGgtgttttttgggttttttttaatctttttttttGTCTACTTAATTTATACGCCGATCGAATTGATTTTCCTTTTGAAATTTCCAACATATAATTTAAAATGTTGCTCATGATGTTGTAATTTCGACACTTACATGATACaccataataattattttagttcgtttatttacccaatttaatattttaattacgtttAGTTTTTGGCAACCTAAACTTCAATGGTGGAAACATTTGTATATTATGCTTGTTATGACACATCATATTCTCAAGTTACACAATCGCTAGGTATTTTTTGCTCCTATGATaagctaattattaattaattattttaactaatttttattttattcttatttcaTACTTACTTGATAATGAGAAATTAGAgtaatttagaaaaaaaaatacaactgACTGTAGTAAGATAGTGGTTTCACACACTAAGTTTTAGAGTATGTTAAATTCTTGGTTGATCGAGTTTGCCGAGCAAATTCGTTTAACACAACGATTCGCTTATCTAAGCGAATTAACAATATCCGCAGATCTAGTTTGTATTATTAATAGAGGCGTATGCCCACAAATAATGAGATAACACAATACAACAAAACACAACATTATATTTccccatcaataatattttatcatggtatcaagagcaggCTAGATCTTGGGATTGTTTACACAAATTTACCCCCTGCCGGTGGGTTAGAAAATTAAGCTCACCGGCGGGATTTACAAAACGTTTGTcgatttttctttctctttcaatTATCTCTGTTGCgcaatttctttattttattttttctcttgTTGCTCTTTGAGATTATTACTCGTTTTGATGTTCGTGGCTGGAGTGGTTTGCTCGATTGTTGGTTATGTTCGTCCAATTATGCCTAACAATTTGGCTAGTGGATGATTTGGGTATTAGTAAGGTTTTTGCCTTCATGTTTGAATACTACTAAAACTCCACGAAAGTTGTCATGATTCATCGGTTCTCCATGTGTCGTAAGACATGGACGGTTAAGCTAATTTCTTTATATTTGTAATATTTGCGAGCAAGTCTCTGTAAAATTTTTTGAAGTTGCGGCTAAGGGGCTAAAAGTATAAGCAGATCGCCAAATGGTTcactattaaaaaaattcaaaccggttcactatttaaaaaaaaaattaaaccggttcattgttttaaaaaaacaaaactcaAAATGGTTCATTGGTTTTAAATTTAAAGTCAAAAGAGTAGCTACTTTGGGAAATACAATTtaaaaatagtcattttggtaatttttttttgaaaagtagCTAGTTTGGTATAAGATCTCATATTTGAACACTAGCTAATTTCTCTATTTTCCGAtaggtaaaaattataaaattattgtTAAATTATACattaagaaaaatctaaaaaatattacgcatgactatgttttaactTACGAATAAATCATAAGGTAGGTAGTTAAAATTGTCGAGGGCCTTAGTAAAAACCTTGCAGTAGCGAATTTTCTATGGCCTCAGTATATCCTAATAACTTAACAATGGGCAGTAACATAAcaataaacataaaactaattatGTAATCAAGAACATGCAATTTGAAGCTAATTACTACATAGTTACACACTACTCCGTACCTATTAGCTAAGAAAATGAATTACTACGTACGTACTGATTATAAAAATACTACTCTAGCTAAAAATACTACTCTAAGATTAAGATTAATAAGAACAAGTACATTACAACTTTCGATAATTAGATATAATTATTACATGTATAGCAGTGCAAAGCCAAAGTGAAGCCTGAATAACCAACATCATATATACAGCGCAAACCCTTTGTTTTGCTTTATTATCAAACATTAACCAATAatcatcatatattcatatacgTGCATTGCAACGATTggtggaaaaaggaaaaaaaatatagtacaAAACCAATAATATACTAAATTACTAATGATGAAGAAAAATATTACTTCGTATATGATAATGCTCTCTAAAAAATGTAGCCTCCGTAAAAAAGATTGTTTAGATCCCCTTCCCAAGATAATCCATTATTATTAGTAGGATTGTTAGAACTATTAGATTGGTTTTGTAGCGATGATAGTGCCATCTTGCTACAATAATATTGATTATTAGTATTATCAGCTTGTTCACCGAAATTCCCCCACCACGGACCGTCTTGATCGTTACACGTGTTGTCCATCCAAGATGACGTCGCCGGGATCATCATCAGGCTCGGTTCATCTAttgtggtggtggtgtttgGGTTCAtgattattggttcatttttgGTTCCTGGAATAAGTTGTTGACTTTGGACTAGTTGTTGCGGTTGTGGCTGTGGTCGCAATACTGGCTTTGGTTTAAGGTTTTGGTTGGATTTTTGTCTTTCGGATGCTTTACGAGATCTTTCCTTCTTCTTGAAATGGGTTCGCCAATAATTCTTGATCTCGTTGTCTGTTCTTCCTGGTAGATATCTTGCAATTGTCGACCATCTGTGTATACAAatacgtaataataattatgacAAATAGCTAAggtttaaattaatttcttgctaattaatttaaattttatttacatACTATAAATACGATCGAACAAGTATAAGTATATCTTACTTGTTACCCCAAATGGAATGTAACTCAATAATGATGGCTTCTTCTTGAGGGGTAATTTGACCTCTCTTCAGTCCTGGCCTTAGGTAGTTCACCCACCTTAGCCTGCAACTCTTGCCACTCCTATTCAATCCTGTAAAAACCCCTCGAGTGTTAAATATCATTAATCAAATGGAACATTAATTTCTGAGAACAATATGTAATTTTTTTGTTACGTGCTGGTTAGAGGTAAGATTGCATATATCTGAACTGACCAATCTAGTTCTACCTTTAATTTCTGAGAACAATATGTAATTTTTTTGTTACGTGCTGGTTAGAGGTAAGATTGCATATATCTGAACTGGTTAGAGTACTTGATAACATGAAAATATGTTTGTTATGCGAACAATAAATTGAAGAATGTGCATTGGATAAGATAGATTATTAAGCTTTACCTGCAGAACGGGAAACGGAACTCCATCTTCCTTCGCCGTGCAAGTTGACATATTCAATGAGAAGTTTATCTTCTTCAGGTGTCCAAGGACC
This sequence is a window from Spinacia oleracea cultivar Varoflay chromosome 1, BTI_SOV_V1, whole genome shotgun sequence. Protein-coding genes within it:
- the LOC110793167 gene encoding MYB-like transcription factor EOBI: MVGGFMAAWSCVQHQGWRKGPWTPEEDKLLIEYVNLHGEGRWSSVSRSAGLNRSGKSCRLRWVNYLRPGLKRGQITPQEEAIIIELHSIWGNKWSTIARYLPGRTDNEIKNYWRTHFKKKERSRKASERQKSNQNLKPKPVLRPQPQPQQLVQSQQLIPGTKNEPIIMNPNTTTTIDEPSLMMIPATSSWMDNTCNDQDGPWWGNFGEQADNTNNQYYCSKMALSSLQNQSNSSNNPTNNNGLSWEGDLNNLFYGGYIF